The following are encoded together in the Pyxidicoccus xibeiensis genome:
- a CDS encoding PA14 domain-containing protein has protein sequence MGLALWATACGTESENTLEPELAQADGELNTGSSCGPPQVAAVLENGTMPAREDRKCEGPWEYSKYASCYVKKGSLACGIERYEQTKCSVDKTCRHPDFGVESRATLTRTVQVMGERKNGRRCVIIDDRGTQQCETYVYYDFRDTCRFAATSAKAAVDDRHETGVTIQSHTPTPATAEGEDTETASCRYVLGGYPTYYQQQGSVCGSDLVDCDDTTKPIYKVCRDSSHGQAGNPEECHDEGLPGTLAPGRFFSGPGLTLNQLRASASALAVTKEVSGSAPRCTTDDDKPITTPLEVEQKFDRLQDQLQTLNGWESTPSTAPTGVDRALLRQLLVRKSKVLFELKGKHLTSAQVTKVVGLYRAYPEGGTRLLSRVDPTVNFDWGMGAPAPGVPADNFTVRWTGKVIPRYSQTYTFYTASDAGVRLWVDGKLLIDNWSPHGLTENLGAMTAALVAGQEYDIRLEFFEGTDSAVARLLWSSTSQTKEAIPSTQLRTPGGVPGLLGEYFDAQRADCRNPWVAPVEDSACAGASSVNGLFAMCRRLTLDHVPASSVERVMDTCINAIAEAEALACMQGKYGETYEELLPSLIKEQLATPHAVTAAARTEALRRKLGYVDSWYRKVRGPIYGGDRLSRPLNQRVSELLGEFWRGTYISERALNIKPGSGEPEAPPLSVGDIPGLSDTYLLADREVLKAAFPESTELTAPLTSAPLVLVVSDALQGLVERLGNTSDAHDLGCRFRQCASGKLTTEVSHQWKYLGILYDAAALNTTATAPIQKVDADWLAVYQQLNLRHDVLASALKDAAGLDIYSVLNLERTPQEQIAPVAYSLLETMKGARARTSSYEQFGTFDATLRNTLHAGMNIQEKDEIVNDVNIALNNLQVVIDAYNRDLPTYLQTYLEEMRGQRQAARTASEIQLMMKRVAQLDTDLQGMRHNARIAEARHADHFVRTFRELLGKPQVADFLVAQGPERTIPVSAEHANYSGSQPTHNDNIVVMSATGLVNTASAGDILHINVTGQWAPVCALSAPAAAMKIPGSPDVSTISTAGVTTGPEGFTVTFTGTGYTAQSLTHVNQDGTYDSDSITGDACIGVRSEAGTPFADLIGTDVEVFAEAKACIGYSHSNQRADIDTTTTANGSESRSSASFTAGLRVPGTPFPHLPVGSLLLVEMTKGRTERKDIQQVYVLHRPATTVLIPSRAAAPAGVDLYLVVNDRDGCDVSSDALTLKVNRATPVGSGPMAIRLLNALASAKAAVDEAGRNALTEGRVSASALATIRSNAYVALEHGCDTCGFNQFPSQLQGLFNAWIDHELAALSRRAEMIATEREMQLLAMELEALGADLARQEGESRLARQLPLLALRDLEGTELADATRQLTKVVNRDLMPIIELRYPEMLTTLAADTTARNELLALTDGVVPNAPVSQQRATHWTRSRVETAKVLRSFINRVMLDLSTRRSPGNDATAYPYIAVSFPRPGRPAGWQSAYKTVDAVRAEQVWKQILRREWSSFTVLPEDLYARDGYQGRGCSQGLMVIRAMGIHFGIPGSDEAALALNDTVYYPSLRVARWLTFATKTGPLVYEQLNDEYLGTDMRVTFGPAPKAEHWFGEKGVRALRYGNGLSPFTTFDFNLSALNDMVLQGLVLRDDVEEIVLSFEVETKPLSSDMTWIKSCVPPPTPTPTPTPGPDVLPPHGGGTTPDA, from the coding sequence GTGGGTCTGGCCTTGTGGGCCACGGCCTGTGGAACTGAATCTGAGAACACCCTGGAGCCCGAGCTTGCGCAGGCGGACGGCGAGCTCAACACGGGCAGCTCGTGCGGGCCTCCGCAGGTCGCGGCGGTGCTCGAGAATGGCACGATGCCCGCGCGCGAGGACCGCAAGTGCGAGGGGCCCTGGGAGTACAGCAAATACGCGTCCTGCTACGTCAAGAAGGGCAGCCTGGCCTGCGGAATCGAGAGGTACGAGCAGACGAAGTGCTCGGTGGACAAGACCTGCCGCCACCCCGACTTCGGCGTCGAGTCCCGCGCGACGCTGACGAGGACCGTCCAGGTGATGGGCGAGCGCAAGAATGGCAGGCGCTGCGTCATCATCGATGACCGGGGTACGCAGCAGTGCGAGACCTACGTCTACTATGACTTCAGGGATACCTGCCGCTTTGCCGCCACCTCCGCGAAGGCCGCGGTGGATGACAGGCATGAGACCGGTGTCACCATCCAGAGCCACACCCCCACGCCGGCCACGGCGGAGGGGGAGGACACCGAGACCGCTTCGTGCAGGTACGTCCTCGGGGGCTACCCCACCTACTACCAGCAGCAGGGCAGTGTGTGCGGCAGTGACCTGGTCGACTGTGATGACACGACCAAGCCCATCTACAAGGTGTGCCGTGATTCCAGCCACGGACAGGCGGGCAACCCGGAGGAGTGCCATGACGAGGGGCTCCCGGGGACGCTCGCGCCGGGCCGCTTCTTCTCCGGGCCGGGCCTGACGCTCAACCAGCTGCGTGCGAGCGCCTCCGCGCTCGCGGTGACGAAGGAAGTCAGCGGCTCCGCCCCCCGCTGCACCACGGACGACGACAAGCCCATCACCACGCCGCTGGAGGTCGAGCAGAAGTTCGACAGGCTCCAGGACCAGCTCCAGACGCTCAATGGCTGGGAGAGCACCCCGAGCACGGCGCCCACGGGGGTGGACCGGGCCCTGCTGCGGCAGCTGCTGGTGCGCAAGTCCAAGGTCCTGTTCGAGCTGAAGGGGAAGCACCTCACGAGCGCCCAGGTCACGAAGGTGGTGGGGCTCTACCGCGCCTACCCCGAAGGCGGCACCCGCCTGCTGTCGCGGGTCGACCCGACGGTGAACTTCGACTGGGGCATGGGTGCACCTGCCCCGGGCGTGCCCGCGGACAACTTCACGGTGCGCTGGACGGGGAAGGTCATCCCCCGCTACTCCCAGACGTACACCTTCTACACCGCCAGCGACGCCGGCGTGCGGCTCTGGGTGGATGGCAAGCTGCTCATCGACAACTGGTCGCCCCATGGCCTCACGGAGAACCTGGGGGCCATGACGGCGGCGCTCGTCGCGGGCCAGGAATATGACATCCGTCTCGAGTTCTTCGAGGGCACCGACTCCGCCGTGGCGCGGCTGCTCTGGTCCAGCACGAGCCAGACCAAGGAGGCCATCCCCTCCACGCAGCTGAGGACGCCTGGTGGCGTCCCGGGGTTGCTGGGCGAGTACTTCGACGCCCAGCGCGCGGACTGCCGCAACCCGTGGGTGGCCCCGGTGGAGGACTCCGCCTGCGCGGGGGCCAGCAGTGTCAACGGCCTCTTCGCCATGTGCCGCCGGCTGACGCTGGACCACGTGCCCGCGTCGTCGGTGGAGCGGGTGATGGACACCTGCATCAACGCCATCGCGGAGGCCGAGGCCCTCGCCTGCATGCAGGGGAAGTACGGGGAGACCTATGAGGAGCTCCTTCCCTCGCTCATCAAGGAGCAGCTCGCCACGCCCCATGCGGTGACGGCCGCCGCACGGACCGAGGCGCTGCGCCGCAAGCTGGGCTATGTGGACAGCTGGTACCGCAAGGTCCGCGGCCCCATCTATGGTGGGGACCGACTGTCGCGGCCGCTCAACCAGCGTGTCAGTGAGCTGCTGGGTGAGTTCTGGCGCGGGACGTACATCTCCGAGCGGGCACTGAACATCAAGCCCGGCTCCGGCGAGCCGGAGGCGCCGCCTCTGTCGGTGGGTGACATCCCGGGCCTGTCGGACACCTACCTCCTGGCGGACCGCGAGGTGCTCAAGGCGGCCTTCCCGGAGTCCACGGAGCTGACGGCGCCGCTGACCTCCGCGCCGCTGGTGCTGGTGGTGAGCGACGCCCTCCAGGGCCTGGTGGAGCGGCTGGGGAACACGTCGGACGCGCACGACCTGGGCTGCCGCTTCCGGCAGTGCGCCTCCGGCAAGCTCACCACGGAGGTGAGCCACCAGTGGAAGTACCTGGGCATCCTGTATGACGCGGCGGCGCTGAACACGACCGCCACGGCGCCCATCCAGAAGGTGGATGCGGACTGGCTGGCGGTCTACCAGCAACTGAACCTGCGGCACGACGTGCTGGCCAGCGCGCTGAAGGACGCGGCGGGGCTGGACATCTACTCGGTCCTGAACCTGGAGCGCACACCCCAGGAGCAGATTGCCCCGGTGGCCTACAGCCTGCTGGAGACGATGAAGGGGGCCCGAGCCCGCACGAGCAGCTACGAGCAGTTCGGCACCTTCGACGCGACCCTGCGCAACACGCTTCACGCGGGCATGAACATCCAGGAGAAGGACGAAATCGTCAATGACGTGAACATCGCCCTGAACAACCTCCAGGTCGTCATTGACGCGTACAACCGGGACCTGCCCACCTACCTCCAGACGTACCTGGAGGAGATGCGGGGACAGCGCCAGGCGGCGCGGACCGCCTCCGAAATCCAGCTGATGATGAAGCGGGTTGCGCAGCTGGACACGGATCTGCAGGGCATGCGGCACAACGCGCGCATCGCCGAGGCGAGGCACGCCGACCACTTCGTCCGCACGTTCCGGGAGCTGCTCGGCAAGCCCCAGGTGGCGGACTTCCTCGTGGCTCAGGGGCCGGAGAGGACCATCCCCGTCTCCGCGGAGCACGCGAACTACTCGGGCTCGCAGCCCACGCACAACGACAACATCGTGGTGATGTCCGCCACGGGCCTGGTCAACACTGCGAGCGCGGGTGACATCCTCCACATCAACGTCACGGGTCAGTGGGCTCCCGTCTGCGCGCTCAGCGCGCCCGCGGCGGCCATGAAGATTCCAGGCAGCCCGGATGTGTCGACCATCAGCACCGCGGGTGTCACCACGGGGCCGGAGGGCTTCACGGTGACGTTCACCGGGACGGGCTACACCGCCCAGTCCCTCACCCACGTGAATCAGGATGGCACCTACGACTCGGACTCGATTACCGGCGACGCCTGCATCGGCGTGCGCTCGGAGGCGGGAACGCCCTTCGCCGACCTGATTGGCACCGACGTGGAGGTCTTCGCGGAGGCCAAGGCCTGTATCGGCTACTCGCACTCGAACCAGCGCGCCGACATCGACACCACCACCACCGCGAACGGCTCCGAGTCGCGCAGCAGCGCGTCCTTCACGGCCGGCCTGCGGGTGCCCGGCACGCCCTTCCCCCACCTGCCCGTGGGCAGCCTCCTGCTGGTGGAGATGACGAAGGGCCGCACCGAGCGCAAGGACATCCAGCAGGTCTACGTGCTCCACCGCCCGGCGACCACCGTCCTCATCCCGAGCCGCGCGGCGGCGCCCGCGGGCGTGGACCTCTACCTCGTCGTCAACGACCGGGACGGCTGCGACGTGAGCAGCGATGCCCTGACGCTCAAGGTGAACCGCGCCACCCCGGTGGGCTCGGGGCCCATGGCCATCCGGCTCCTGAATGCCCTGGCGAGCGCCAAGGCCGCGGTGGATGAGGCAGGGCGCAATGCCCTGACCGAGGGGCGCGTCAGCGCGTCGGCCCTCGCCACCATCCGCTCCAACGCGTACGTGGCACTGGAGCACGGCTGCGACACGTGTGGCTTCAACCAGTTCCCGAGCCAGCTCCAGGGCCTGTTCAACGCCTGGATTGACCACGAGCTCGCGGCGCTGTCCCGGCGGGCGGAGATGATTGCCACGGAGCGGGAGATGCAGCTGCTGGCGATGGAGCTGGAGGCGCTCGGGGCGGACCTGGCCCGGCAGGAGGGTGAGTCTCGCCTGGCGCGTCAGCTTCCGCTGCTGGCGCTGCGAGACCTGGAGGGTACGGAGCTGGCGGATGCCACGCGCCAGCTGACGAAGGTCGTCAACCGGGACCTGATGCCCATCATCGAGCTGCGCTATCCCGAGATGCTCACCACCCTGGCGGCGGACACGACGGCTCGGAACGAGCTGCTCGCGCTCACCGACGGCGTGGTGCCAAACGCCCCTGTGTCCCAGCAGCGCGCGACCCACTGGACCCGCTCGCGGGTGGAGACGGCCAAGGTGCTCAGGAGCTTCATCAACCGGGTGATGCTGGACCTGTCGACCCGGCGGAGCCCCGGCAACGACGCCACCGCGTATCCCTACATCGCCGTCAGCTTCCCCCGGCCGGGACGCCCCGCGGGGTGGCAGTCCGCCTACAAGACGGTGGACGCCGTTCGTGCCGAGCAGGTCTGGAAGCAGATTCTGCGCAGGGAGTGGTCGTCCTTCACGGTGCTGCCCGAGGACCTGTACGCCCGTGACGGCTACCAGGGGCGAGGGTGCAGCCAGGGCCTCATGGTCATCCGCGCCATGGGAATCCATTTCGGCATCCCGGGCTCGGACGAGGCCGCGCTGGCCCTGAACGACACGGTCTACTACCCCTCTTTGCGAGTGGCCCGGTGGCTGACCTTCGCGACGAAGACCGGCCCCCTGGTCTACGAGCAGCTCAACGACGAGTACCTGGGGACGGACATGCGGGTCACCTTCGGTCCCGCTCCCAAGGCGGAGCACTGGTTCGGTGAGAAGGGCGTGCGGGCGCTGCGCTACGGCAACGGGCTCTCCCCGTTCACGACCTTCGACTTCAACCTCTCGGCGCTGAACGACATGGTCCTCCAGGGCCTCGTGCTGCGCGACGATGTGGAGGAAATCGTCCTCAGCTTCGAGGTGGAGACGAAGCCGCTGTCGAGCGACATGACGTGGATCAAGTCGTGCGTGCCCCCGCCGACGCCGACGCCGACGCCGACGCCCGGCCCGGACGTGCTGCCGCCGCACGGTGGAGGCACCACCCCGGACGCGTAG
- a CDS encoding RHS repeat-associated core domain-containing protein has protein sequence MNEWLWRTATCAVLLGGVPALGQSGTSLDARVQAPVLGAPERGSLAGQFAATSFGVGDVSRGVFRLPWADALPSERGAPGVSVLPAYSPESGLSEWGLGWNVGLSLTRWRETGDLDYATDELTGPFGRLVAGTDGAWYPVGLAQKVRVTAVTDGWVAHLPDGSRWTFGGVSRVVTSRGTYAWYLTEVTTPTGRKTRLEYEANASGRLFVKALHHGGVGNAFQHRVDFEYEAVPRPTTDLRSGQALVLDKRVKAVVALSRDTGTSLFVERWRENLAYEEEAQGPAYYLTQAQRVYASGESAPMVRYGYEPLGTHLAQLQAVSAPKLDAVVAERGVDAMRATRSALLDVNHDGRMDFESASDNTLFVQEDGGFRAEPLPAAPPGVSSLCRRSATGSTVPRMLVQMRATDLEYQVVGVQADNLGNQTTVAVCNREGVPYTTLTLAANWTLGGNVRLADVNRDRQPDLVKVSAGRYTIHPNTSTAQGFSFGAAVTGTLSPSVAPNTTWLQDVNGDGLADIVVRGSASLLVWLGKGSYGFEQTARTFTFRTPQGAAYSSLTNYQLHFADANKDGLVDALLTRISSPGTLLLINTGSAFQEVAVPTLNAMVGTPVVADFAGTGEVEVLFTDAGPPRSVGMTAPRVALLRSADDGRGNLLRFEYERSAAVQGGHARQVVLGALEVRSSGLETVRYTYGYSEPKVHSVGRYLVGFGGVTRTGPGLVEDARFLNGDYYSGLPASSTQHDTQSPGVHGYTYQTYEDAVFQGLPWKRLEETGNGWAQADGLAVGEWTKYVRYEAEVCPAEVTQHTAHGTLKTETWRASPSGLGVSLHCLQARTLLTGMRPDSTVDFKYEARLTRNSAGQVEKVEDVSADGDVLTVQQAVYGANALIQSVTEPGRGTTTFEWEPGTLQLSRVVSPDGVVMEAGDVHPTTGAIQQLSTLRGSRSYSQYFRYDGQERLAKRWDDLGGASEVNPQLLLAYRYATDTRPGSFSTSALVDSLTGSTRAAVEWQTATGESLGIASRIPQGWAVKSLSTRNPLLLEKKTHVRPALGASVDPQGLDYATLLAGTDVVSTLRSSGLGFDSSAISRLHADVQRQVASQVQLVDGLLMQEAVENGADAIHLFMDTQKRTVAYEDEAGTRYTYRYDSLGRLRGVGLQDGKNHGVHFDGHGRVSRVDVDGTASVAYAYQPGTSLLARKTFLSTAGIPLRTEDYGYDAIGRKVLDVHTDLSSEESLSYQYFHDGATPTSPADADSVGLLTAVRGPGYLKQFEYRVDGKPTRSTLRFDGWRTVETLLDYREDGSVRSESACVRLSDGTSQGCTVLANTLDVHGRTASLSLNAAPLAALAYDAEGLLAGASLTGGRWASFTHDSLTRAVVGFSQGGPGLQSSTSWRYGPRGLVTSETFQVGSQSLTRVHDYSPQRFLTSSTDAQSSYAYAYDAMGLPSRIEENGVARTFKGRSGALDAGDDVYTFDALGRALTRGDLSFNYGPHGQLALATRGTEAWQYLYDEAGLRLAKLHNGVFQAGYLGEGAYLDGTGLTRPFKVGDRLLGVIQGGVLYPLAADRRGTVLSDKDGTPRFASPYGVRTTPTDTAAALDFVERSYDADLGLVRMGVRDYDPALNRFLSPDPLYLESMEKCAEKPVECNLYGYARNAPLDFIDPSGLDTLLLHGGGVLGMASGVDELKATAEGLFPSVHAVAPDGIHDKAGVPLKDDPGPATQLAATYFHVNPSEMNLIGYSQGGDAAIMAVASGGPLNGGKWDNVIILGARVDRLIANIEAASANTEHLVIISLWDDKYFWEDTVELFGDRRMETLETGIIAKYGSMEAFSAKFPNVTIGSAEGGHMGAGNRDKSQTAVTKGVEASRSKTGQHTIEKPKPEEEKE, from the coding sequence ATGAATGAATGGCTGTGGAGGACCGCGACCTGCGCGGTGTTGCTGGGAGGTGTGCCAGCGCTGGGACAGTCCGGCACGTCGCTGGATGCCCGGGTGCAGGCGCCGGTGCTGGGCGCGCCCGAGCGGGGCTCGCTGGCGGGACAATTCGCGGCGACGAGCTTCGGCGTGGGAGACGTCAGCCGAGGCGTGTTCCGGCTGCCCTGGGCGGACGCGCTGCCCTCGGAGCGGGGCGCGCCCGGGGTGAGCGTGCTGCCCGCGTACTCGCCGGAGAGCGGCCTGAGCGAGTGGGGCCTGGGGTGGAACGTGGGCCTGTCGCTGACCCGGTGGCGGGAGACCGGGGACCTGGACTACGCCACCGACGAGCTGACGGGGCCCTTCGGCCGGTTGGTGGCGGGCACGGATGGCGCCTGGTACCCGGTGGGGCTGGCGCAGAAGGTGCGCGTGACGGCGGTGACGGATGGCTGGGTGGCGCACCTGCCGGACGGCAGCCGCTGGACGTTCGGCGGGGTGAGCCGGGTGGTGACGTCCCGGGGCACGTACGCGTGGTACCTCACGGAGGTCACCACGCCGACGGGGCGGAAGACGCGGCTGGAGTACGAGGCGAACGCGTCCGGGCGCCTGTTCGTGAAGGCGCTGCACCACGGCGGCGTGGGGAACGCGTTCCAGCACCGCGTGGACTTCGAGTACGAGGCGGTGCCCCGGCCGACGACGGACCTGCGCTCGGGCCAGGCGCTGGTGCTCGACAAGCGGGTGAAGGCGGTGGTGGCGCTGTCCCGGGACACCGGCACCAGCCTCTTCGTGGAGCGGTGGCGGGAGAACCTGGCCTACGAGGAGGAGGCGCAGGGGCCGGCGTACTACCTGACGCAGGCGCAGCGCGTGTACGCCTCCGGCGAGAGCGCGCCCATGGTCCGCTATGGCTATGAGCCACTGGGGACGCACCTGGCGCAGCTGCAGGCCGTGAGCGCGCCCAAGCTGGACGCGGTGGTGGCGGAGCGCGGCGTGGACGCCATGCGGGCCACCCGCTCGGCCCTGCTGGACGTGAACCACGACGGGCGGATGGACTTCGAGTCCGCGAGCGACAACACGCTGTTCGTGCAGGAGGACGGCGGCTTCCGCGCGGAGCCCCTGCCGGCGGCCCCGCCGGGCGTGTCTTCGCTGTGCCGGCGCAGCGCCACCGGGTCGACCGTGCCACGGATGCTCGTCCAGATGCGGGCGACGGACCTGGAGTACCAGGTGGTGGGCGTGCAGGCGGACAACCTGGGCAACCAGACGACGGTGGCGGTGTGCAACCGCGAGGGCGTGCCGTACACCACCCTGACGCTGGCCGCGAACTGGACGCTGGGCGGCAACGTGCGCCTGGCGGACGTCAACCGGGACCGGCAGCCGGACCTGGTGAAGGTCTCCGCCGGCCGCTACACCATCCACCCCAACACCAGCACGGCCCAGGGCTTCAGCTTCGGCGCGGCGGTGACGGGGACGCTGTCGCCCAGCGTCGCTCCCAACACCACCTGGCTGCAGGACGTGAACGGAGACGGGCTGGCGGACATCGTCGTCCGGGGCAGCGCCTCGCTGCTGGTGTGGCTGGGCAAGGGCAGCTACGGCTTCGAGCAGACGGCCCGGACCTTCACCTTCCGCACCCCCCAGGGCGCGGCCTACTCCAGCCTCACCAACTACCAGCTCCACTTCGCGGATGCGAACAAGGACGGGCTGGTGGATGCCCTGTTGACGCGCATCAGCTCCCCTGGGACCCTGCTGCTCATCAACACCGGCAGCGCCTTCCAGGAGGTGGCGGTGCCCACCCTGAACGCCATGGTGGGCACCCCGGTGGTGGCGGACTTCGCGGGCACGGGCGAGGTGGAGGTGCTCTTCACCGACGCGGGCCCGCCGCGCAGCGTGGGCATGACGGCGCCGCGCGTGGCGCTGCTGCGCAGCGCGGATGACGGCCGTGGCAACCTGCTGCGCTTCGAGTACGAGCGCAGCGCGGCGGTTCAGGGCGGGCATGCCCGGCAGGTGGTGCTGGGGGCCCTGGAGGTGCGCTCCTCCGGCCTCGAGACGGTCCGCTACACCTACGGCTACTCCGAGCCGAAGGTGCACTCCGTGGGCCGGTACCTGGTGGGCTTCGGCGGCGTGACGCGCACCGGCCCGGGGCTGGTGGAGGACGCGCGGTTCCTCAACGGGGACTACTACTCGGGGCTGCCCGCGTCCTCGACGCAGCACGACACGCAGAGCCCGGGCGTGCATGGCTACACGTACCAGACCTACGAGGACGCGGTGTTCCAGGGCCTCCCCTGGAAGCGCTTGGAGGAGACGGGCAACGGTTGGGCCCAGGCGGACGGGCTGGCCGTGGGCGAGTGGACAAAGTACGTGCGGTACGAGGCGGAGGTGTGCCCCGCGGAGGTGACGCAGCACACCGCCCACGGCACGCTCAAGACGGAGACGTGGCGTGCGTCGCCGAGCGGCCTTGGCGTCAGCCTGCACTGCCTGCAGGCCCGGACGCTGCTGACGGGCATGCGCCCGGACTCCACGGTGGACTTCAAGTACGAGGCGCGGCTGACGCGCAACTCCGCGGGTCAGGTGGAGAAGGTGGAGGACGTCTCGGCGGACGGTGACGTGCTCACCGTGCAGCAGGCCGTCTACGGGGCCAATGCCCTCATCCAGAGCGTCACGGAGCCGGGGCGGGGAACCACCACCTTCGAGTGGGAGCCCGGCACGCTGCAGCTGTCCCGGGTGGTGTCTCCGGACGGCGTGGTGATGGAGGCTGGCGACGTGCACCCGACGACGGGCGCCATCCAGCAGCTGTCCACCCTGCGCGGCAGCCGGAGCTACAGCCAGTACTTCCGCTACGACGGCCAGGAGCGGCTGGCGAAGCGCTGGGACGACCTGGGCGGCGCCAGCGAGGTGAACCCTCAGCTGCTGCTGGCCTACCGCTACGCCACCGACACGCGGCCGGGCAGCTTCTCCACCTCCGCGCTGGTGGACTCCCTGACGGGCTCCACGCGTGCCGCGGTGGAGTGGCAGACGGCCACGGGCGAGAGCCTGGGTATTGCCTCCCGCATTCCCCAGGGCTGGGCGGTGAAGAGCCTGTCCACGCGCAACCCCCTGCTGCTGGAGAAGAAGACGCACGTGCGCCCCGCGCTCGGCGCGTCGGTGGACCCGCAGGGCCTGGACTACGCCACCCTGCTGGCGGGGACGGACGTGGTGAGCACCCTGCGGTCCTCCGGCCTGGGCTTCGACTCCAGCGCCATCTCGCGGCTGCATGCCGACGTGCAGCGCCAGGTGGCCTCGCAGGTCCAGCTGGTGGACGGGCTGCTGATGCAGGAGGCCGTGGAGAACGGCGCGGACGCCATCCACCTCTTCATGGACACCCAGAAGCGCACGGTGGCCTACGAGGACGAGGCGGGGACTCGCTACACCTACCGCTATGACTCCCTGGGCCGGCTGCGGGGGGTGGGCCTGCAGGACGGCAAGAACCACGGCGTCCACTTCGATGGGCACGGCCGCGTGTCGCGGGTGGACGTGGACGGCACCGCCTCCGTGGCCTACGCCTACCAGCCCGGCACGAGCCTGCTGGCGCGGAAGACCTTCCTCTCCACCGCGGGGATTCCCCTGCGCACGGAGGACTACGGGTACGACGCCATCGGCCGCAAGGTGCTGGACGTCCACACGGACCTGAGCAGCGAGGAGTCCCTGTCCTACCAGTACTTCCACGACGGGGCGACGCCGACGTCGCCCGCGGACGCGGACTCGGTGGGCCTGCTGACGGCGGTGCGGGGCCCCGGGTACCTCAAGCAGTTCGAGTACCGGGTCGACGGCAAGCCCACGCGGAGCACCCTGCGGTTCGACGGGTGGCGCACCGTGGAGACGCTGCTGGACTACCGCGAGGACGGCAGCGTCCGCTCGGAGTCCGCGTGCGTGCGCCTGTCGGACGGCACCTCGCAGGGGTGCACCGTGCTGGCCAACACCCTGGACGTTCATGGCCGCACGGCCTCGCTCTCCCTCAACGCCGCCCCGCTGGCGGCGCTGGCGTACGACGCAGAGGGGCTGCTTGCCGGGGCCTCCCTCACCGGGGGGCGCTGGGCCAGCTTCACCCATGACTCGCTGACGCGGGCCGTGGTGGGCTTCAGCCAGGGCGGGCCGGGCCTCCAGTCCTCCACCTCGTGGCGGTATGGCCCGCGCGGGCTCGTCACCTCGGAGACGTTCCAGGTGGGCAGCCAGAGCCTGACGCGCGTGCACGACTACTCGCCGCAGCGCTTCCTCACGAGCTCCACGGATGCCCAGTCTTCCTACGCGTACGCGTACGACGCCATGGGCCTGCCGTCGCGCATCGAGGAGAACGGCGTGGCCCGCACGTTCAAGGGGAGGTCCGGTGCGCTGGATGCCGGCGACGACGTCTACACCTTCGACGCGCTGGGCCGCGCCCTCACCCGGGGGGACCTGAGCTTCAACTATGGGCCCCATGGCCAGCTCGCCCTCGCCACGCGGGGGACGGAGGCGTGGCAGTACCTCTACGACGAGGCGGGCCTGCGCCTGGCGAAGCTGCACAACGGCGTGTTCCAGGCTGGCTACCTGGGCGAGGGCGCCTACCTGGACGGCACCGGGCTGACGCGGCCCTTCAAGGTGGGCGACCGCCTGCTGGGCGTCATCCAGGGCGGCGTCCTGTACCCGCTGGCCGCCGACCGGCGCGGCACCGTGCTGTCGGACAAGGACGGCACGCCCCGGTTCGCCTCGCCCTACGGCGTCCGGACCACGCCTACCGACACCGCCGCCGCGCTGGACTTCGTCGAGCGGAGCTACGACGCGGACCTGGGGCTCGTCCGCATGGGCGTCCGGGACTACGACCCCGCGCTCAACCGCTTCCTGTCACCGGACCCGCTCTACCTGGAGAGCATGGAGAAGTGCGCGGAGAAGCCCGTGGAGTGCAACCTGTATGGGTATGCGCGCAACGCGCCGCTGGACTTCATCGACCCGTCGGGCCTGGATACGCTCCTGCTGCACGGTGGCGGTGTCCTGGGGATGGCCTCCGGGGTGGACGAGCTGAAGGCGACGGCGGAGGGGCTCTTCCCGTCCGTGCACGCCGTGGCTCCCGACGGCATCCACGACAAGGCGGGGGTGCCCCTCAAGGACGACCCGGGTCCCGCGACACAGCTCGCCGCAACGTACTTCCACGTCAACCCGTCCGAGATGAACCTCATCGGTTACAGCCAGGGTGG